A genome region from Thermoanaerobacterium xylanolyticum LX-11 includes the following:
- the buk gene encoding butyrate kinase — MPLLLILAINPGSTSTKISVFEDKKALFTETLRHSVSELSQYKTIFEQLEFRENAILEMLHRKNFSMEKLNAIVGRGGLLKPIKSGTYIVNERMISDLKEAKRGEHASNLGGIIAYELAKNHGIPAFIVDPVVVDELDDVARITGMPEIQKSSIFHALNQKAIGRRLSSDLKKKYEDVNLIIAHLGGGISVGAHRHGYVIDVNDALNGEGPFSPERAGGLPSLELVRLCYSGKYTLEEMKKKILGGGGLVAHFNTNDVKEVYRMIENGNKSAELILDAMAYKTAKEIGAMAVALNDKVDAIGITGGIAYNEDFVKRISSRVNFIAPVYVYPGEDEMQALAEGAYRVLSGEEEAKVYE; from the coding sequence ATTCCTTTGCTTTTAATCCTTGCAATAAATCCTGGTTCTACATCAACAAAGATTTCAGTTTTTGAAGATAAAAAAGCTTTGTTTACAGAAACATTGAGACATAGCGTTTCTGAGCTTAGTCAATATAAAACTATATTTGAACAGTTGGAATTTAGAGAAAATGCTATTTTAGAAATGCTTCATAGAAAGAATTTTTCCATGGAAAAATTGAATGCAATTGTCGGAAGAGGCGGTCTATTAAAGCCGATAAAAAGTGGTACTTACATTGTAAACGAAAGAATGATATCAGATTTAAAAGAAGCTAAAAGAGGTGAACATGCCTCAAACCTTGGAGGAATTATTGCATACGAATTAGCTAAAAATCACGGTATACCTGCATTTATAGTTGATCCAGTTGTCGTAGATGAATTAGACGATGTCGCCAGAATAACGGGAATGCCTGAAATCCAAAAATCCAGCATATTTCATGCATTAAATCAAAAAGCCATTGGAAGGCGTTTATCTTCTGATTTAAAAAAGAAATACGAGGATGTCAACCTTATAATTGCACATTTAGGCGGAGGAATTTCGGTTGGAGCTCATAGACATGGTTATGTAATAGATGTAAATGATGCTTTAAATGGGGAGGGGCCATTTTCACCTGAAAGAGCAGGAGGACTTCCGTCATTGGAACTTGTGAGATTGTGCTACAGTGGCAAATATACTCTTGAAGAAATGAAAAAGAAGATATTGGGTGGTGGCGGTTTAGTAGCACATTTTAATACAAATGACGTAAAAGAAGTATACAGAATGATAGAAAATGGCAATAAGAGTGCGGAATTGATACTTGATGCAATGGCGTATAAGACAGCAAAAGAGATTGGAGCGATGGCTGTAGCTTTAAACGACAAAGTTGATGCTATAGGAATTACAGGTGGTATAGCATACAATGAAGATTTTGTAAAGCGCATTTCAAGTAGAGTTAATTTTATAGCTCCTGTGTATGTTTATCCAGGAGAAGATGAGATGCAAGCACTTGCCGAAGGAGCGTACCGTGTCTTAAGTGGAGAAGAAGAAGCAAAAGTGTATGAATAA
- a CDS encoding Glu/Leu/Phe/Val family dehydrogenase, whose amino-acid sequence MELFKTMREFDYENVVLCYDKTSDLKAVIAIHDTTLGPALGGCRMWTYDTEEDAINDALRLARGMTYKNAAAGLNLGGAKTVVIGNPRKDKSEALFRSLGRFIEGLNGRYITAEDVGTNMKDMDYISMETNYVAGLAEKSGDPSPFTAYGVFRGIQAACEEVFGTTELSGKTVAIQGVGNVGYNLAKYLHDVGTRLIITDIFEDNVKRAVSEFNAEYVKPDDIYGVDCDIFAPCALGAVINDETIPHLKCKIVAGSSNNQLKEEKHGEILQEKGILYVPDFIINAGGVINVAEELHPSGYNKERAMRKVSMVYDNVKKVIQKSKQENIPTCIAADMVAEERIKTIAGIRDNFIKKV is encoded by the coding sequence ATGGAATTATTTAAAACAATGAGAGAGTTTGACTATGAAAACGTTGTATTGTGTTATGATAAAACATCTGATCTAAAAGCTGTGATAGCAATACATGATACAACATTGGGTCCTGCATTAGGTGGATGCAGGATGTGGACTTATGATACAGAGGAAGACGCGATAAATGATGCATTAAGGCTTGCAAGAGGCATGACTTACAAGAATGCGGCCGCTGGTCTAAATCTTGGTGGCGCAAAAACTGTTGTAATTGGAAATCCAAGAAAGGATAAAAGTGAAGCATTATTTAGAAGCTTAGGCAGGTTTATAGAGGGGCTTAATGGAAGGTATATAACCGCCGAAGATGTTGGGACAAATATGAAAGACATGGATTATATAAGTATGGAGACAAATTATGTTGCGGGACTTGCTGAGAAAAGTGGTGATCCGTCTCCTTTTACAGCATACGGGGTGTTTAGAGGCATTCAAGCAGCTTGTGAAGAAGTATTTGGAACTACTGAATTAAGCGGTAAAACAGTTGCTATTCAAGGTGTTGGGAATGTTGGATATAATTTAGCAAAATACTTGCATGATGTGGGAACAAGATTAATAATCACAGATATTTTTGAAGATAATGTAAAAAGAGCCGTCAGTGAATTTAATGCTGAGTATGTAAAACCTGATGATATATACGGTGTTGATTGTGACATATTTGCACCATGTGCACTTGGTGCTGTAATAAATGATGAGACAATACCGCATCTAAAATGTAAAATTGTCGCAGGGTCTTCAAACAATCAATTGAAGGAAGAAAAACATGGAGAAATCCTACAAGAAAAAGGAATACTCTATGTACCTGATTTTATTATCAATGCAGGTGGTGTCATAAATGTAGCTGAGGAATTACATCCATCTGGTTATAACAAAGAACGGGCAATGAGAAAAGTTTCTATGGTATATGACAATGTAAAAAAAGTCATACAAAAATCAAAGCAAGAAAATATTCCAACTTGTATTGCTGCCGATATGGTAGCTGAAGAAAGAATTAAAACTATAGCGGGAATTAGAGATAATTTCATAAAAAAAGTTTAA